In Devosia beringensis, a single window of DNA contains:
- a CDS encoding transglycosylase SLT domain-containing protein, which yields MGVQPISVPQSLAYVLTAAGERNGVDFDYLLQTAIRESSLNPQAKAGTSSAVGLFQFVEGTWLQVLKEDGPRLGYADYAQHIERNGDGRYVIRDPEVKAAILKLREDPKIASDLAAAFTKSNGDYLQGRFGRMPSAGELYIAHFLGAQGAERMFTAGLQDPDQIAAKLFPQQASANQAIFYSNGQARTIRDVYRVLVSKHEAGDTNANFAAQQIVSSAPVAAPAALPSRFSPANMSFTGLFKNEPDAAPSTVTHAGDGGAFFTQLYAR from the coding sequence ATGGGCGTACAGCCGATTTCAGTGCCCCAGAGTCTGGCCTATGTCCTGACCGCCGCCGGTGAGCGGAACGGCGTTGATTTCGACTACCTGCTGCAAACAGCCATCCGTGAGAGCAGCCTCAATCCGCAGGCCAAGGCCGGCACATCTTCAGCGGTGGGCTTATTTCAGTTTGTCGAGGGGACCTGGTTGCAGGTGCTCAAGGAAGATGGGCCGCGGCTCGGATACGCTGACTATGCCCAGCATATCGAGCGCAATGGCGATGGGCGCTATGTGATCCGCGACCCCGAAGTCAAAGCCGCAATCCTCAAGCTGCGCGAAGACCCCAAGATAGCCTCGGATCTGGCCGCAGCCTTTACCAAAAGCAATGGCGATTATTTGCAGGGGCGCTTTGGCCGCATGCCCAGTGCCGGCGAGCTATATATCGCCCATTTTCTTGGCGCTCAGGGTGCAGAGCGCATGTTTACCGCCGGCCTGCAGGACCCTGACCAGATCGCCGCCAAGCTGTTTCCCCAGCAGGCATCGGCCAATCAGGCGATCTTCTATTCAAACGGGCAGGCGCGGACCATTCGGGACGTCTACCGCGTACTGGTGTCCAAGCACGAGGCCGGTGACACTAATGCCAATTTTGCTGCGCAACAAATCGTCAGCAGTGCGCCAGTCGCCGCGCCCGCTGCGCTGCCGTCGCGTTTTTCGCCCGCTAATATGTCGTTTACGGGACTGTTCAAAAATGAACCCGATGCGGCTCCATCGACCGTTACCCATGCCGGAGACGGTGGCGCATTCTTCACCCAGCTTTACGCGCGGTGA
- a CDS encoding mannose-1-phosphate guanylyltransferase/mannose-6-phosphate isomerase, with protein MSKLIVPVILAGGQGTRLWPLSRAARPKQFLSLTGDQSLFQQTLDRVGDSALYAPAVVMTNADYRFIVAEQAADMGVTLQGILLEPVARNTAVAIVAAAAFVRERFGDDAIILVLPSDHEIDVDAGYLEAIQHAATAARAGDLVTFGLLPSHPETGYGYIKAQAEVGGGARSVESFAEKPDLARAEQMLAEGGYFWNSGMFMLGVGIFLRECEMLAPETFAAAITSVSQAKTDLDFVRLDETSFAKAPNISVDYAIFEKTTRAVVTAVNFDWSDLGAWDAVWKTSSKDASNNASRGKVTLSNVSNSLVISDAAHVAVEGLDDIAVIATDDAVYVGKLSEAQKVGAMVKVLRAGKTTSGLTEIHKTAYRPWGGYSSIFSGDRFQVKRLFVTPGKKLSLQKHHHRAEHWIVVRGTAHVTIDGTVTTLSENQSIYLPLSCAHRLANPGKIELELIEVQTGSYLGEDDIIRIEDEFGRA; from the coding sequence ATGTCCAAACTGATCGTCCCGGTCATTCTCGCAGGTGGACAAGGCACGCGGTTGTGGCCTCTCTCACGCGCCGCCCGGCCTAAGCAGTTCCTTTCGCTTACTGGCGATCAAAGCCTTTTCCAGCAAACCCTGGATCGTGTGGGCGACAGCGCGCTCTATGCACCGGCCGTGGTGATGACCAATGCGGACTACCGCTTCATAGTGGCAGAACAAGCCGCCGACATGGGCGTGACCCTGCAGGGCATTTTGCTCGAACCAGTGGCGCGAAATACAGCCGTCGCCATTGTGGCCGCGGCTGCCTTCGTTCGTGAGCGCTTTGGCGACGATGCGATCATACTCGTACTGCCCTCCGATCACGAAATCGATGTCGACGCAGGCTATCTCGAAGCCATCCAGCACGCAGCGACCGCCGCACGCGCCGGCGATCTGGTCACTTTCGGCCTGCTGCCAAGTCACCCTGAAACCGGCTATGGCTATATCAAAGCGCAGGCTGAAGTCGGTGGCGGCGCGAGGTCGGTCGAGAGCTTCGCAGAAAAGCCGGACCTGGCGCGCGCCGAGCAGATGCTTGCCGAGGGCGGCTATTTTTGGAACTCAGGCATGTTCATGCTCGGCGTCGGTATCTTCCTGCGCGAATGCGAGATGCTGGCTCCGGAGACCTTTGCTGCCGCCATCACTTCGGTGTCCCAAGCCAAGACCGATCTGGATTTTGTCCGTCTCGACGAGACCTCTTTTGCCAAGGCCCCCAATATCTCGGTGGACTATGCTATCTTTGAAAAGACCACGCGGGCGGTAGTGACGGCTGTCAATTTCGACTGGTCGGACCTCGGCGCCTGGGACGCAGTGTGGAAAACCAGCAGCAAGGATGCCTCCAACAATGCCAGCCGCGGCAAGGTTACCCTGAGTAATGTCAGCAACTCGCTGGTAATCAGCGACGCGGCCCACGTCGCTGTCGAGGGCCTGGACGACATTGCGGTGATTGCCACCGACGACGCAGTCTATGTCGGCAAGCTCTCCGAGGCACAAAAGGTAGGGGCCATGGTCAAGGTGCTGCGCGCCGGCAAGACCACCTCCGGTCTCACCGAAATACACAAGACCGCCTATCGGCCCTGGGGTGGCTATTCCTCGATTTTCAGCGGCGACCGCTTCCAGGTAAAGCGCCTCTTTGTCACGCCGGGCAAGAAGCTCAGCCTTCAGAAGCACCACCACCGCGCCGAGCACTGGATCGTGGTGCGTGGTACGGCCCACGTCACCATTGATGGCACGGTCACGACGCTTAGCGAGAACCAGTCGATCTATCTCCCCCTCAGCTGCGCCCACCGCCTGGCCAATCCGGGCAAGATTGAGCTCGAACTCATTGAGGTTCAGACAGGCTCTTATCTCGGCGAAGACGACATCATTCGCATCGAGGATGAGTTCGGACGAGCCTAG
- the cysD gene encoding sulfate adenylyltransferase subunit CysD, with protein MQSNSLTHLQTLEAESIEILREVAASFERPVMMYSIGKDSSVLLHLARKAFFPSKIPFPLLHVNTTWKFAEMIAFRDAMAAKHGFELITHTNPEGLATNINPFDHGSSRFTDIMKTQALRQALDAGRYDAAIGGARRDEEKSRAKERIFSHRNASHAWDPKNQRPELWRVFNTRLNPGESMRVFPISNWTELDVWTYIYAEGIELPSLYYAKSRPVVERAGTLIMVDDARFRFEPGETVREEVVRFRTLGDYPLTGAIRSTAATLPEIIMEMQASRTSEREGRLIDSDSVGSMEKKKQEGYF; from the coding sequence GTGCAGAGCAATTCACTCACCCATCTGCAGACGCTGGAAGCCGAGAGTATTGAGATCCTGCGCGAAGTGGCGGCCAGTTTCGAGAGGCCGGTGATGATGTATTCGATCGGCAAGGATTCCAGCGTCTTGCTGCATCTGGCACGCAAAGCCTTCTTCCCGTCGAAAATCCCGTTTCCGCTGCTGCACGTAAATACTACCTGGAAATTCGCCGAGATGATCGCGTTTCGCGACGCCATGGCGGCAAAGCACGGCTTTGAGCTGATCACCCACACCAACCCCGAAGGGCTGGCCACCAACATCAATCCGTTCGACCACGGTTCCTCACGCTTTACCGACATCATGAAGACCCAGGCGCTGCGCCAGGCTCTGGATGCGGGTCGCTATGATGCGGCGATTGGCGGGGCGCGCCGCGACGAGGAAAAGTCACGTGCCAAGGAGCGTATTTTTTCCCATCGCAATGCCAGCCACGCCTGGGATCCCAAGAACCAACGCCCTGAACTGTGGCGGGTGTTCAACACGCGGCTCAATCCTGGTGAAAGCATGCGGGTGTTTCCGATCTCCAACTGGACCGAGCTGGACGTCTGGACCTACATCTATGCCGAAGGCATCGAGCTGCCCTCATTATACTATGCCAAATCGCGTCCGGTGGTGGAACGCGCAGGCACGCTGATCATGGTCGATGATGCCCGCTTCCGGTTCGAGCCGGGCGAGACAGTGCGCGAGGAAGTCGTGCGCTTCCGCACGCTGGGCGACTATCCGCTGACCGGGGCGATCCGCTCGACGGCGGCGACCCTGCCCGAGATCATCATGGAAATGCAGGCGAGCCGGACATCCGAGCGGGAAGGCCGGCTGATTGACAGCGACAGCGTTGGCTCGATGGAGAAAAAGAAGCAGGAAGGCTATTTCTGA
- a CDS encoding DUF2336 domain-containing protein — protein sequence MVAYNEFVFLSRSLDSEDRGSAAHLSALAYLNHSGAADEQAALYAALIGFLDDPSVKVRAALAYGLLHSSAAPRPIILALLQDSAVIARAVLQYSPVLIDADLIGLAKKFDVAMLLSICQRSSVSPRLAAALIARNDCQLTLRLLRRTDVELSTTLLNELAQAHGGDATMRGALLGRPELTAATRLLLVQKVSDALRQTRLVKGALASDRLGRVLQDSGDTALSAIGEREAGKACPDYVVDLVLNDRLNTRVLLHAVVTGHVMFFADCLAELAQAPRAKVFALLESGSRAALNALLVRCGLGQGVRNLLARLVMHARASDLADDAGARHYVVTALTEELIAEHDGAIPEELEEAFAYLSEQNIVLARKAARGVMAAFARETQSAMLVSLQRPEPRLALPAA from the coding sequence ATGGTTGCGTATAACGAGTTTGTTTTCCTTTCCCGTTCGCTCGACAGCGAAGATCGTGGCAGCGCGGCGCATCTATCGGCCCTTGCCTATCTCAATCATTCCGGTGCGGCTGATGAACAGGCCGCTCTCTATGCGGCGCTGATCGGCTTTCTCGATGATCCGTCGGTCAAGGTGCGTGCAGCGCTGGCCTATGGACTGTTGCATTCCAGCGCGGCGCCGCGCCCCATCATTCTGGCCCTGCTGCAGGACAGCGCCGTGATTGCGCGGGCGGTGCTGCAGTATTCGCCGGTGCTGATCGACGCCGACCTGATCGGGCTGGCTAAGAAATTCGACGTCGCCATGCTGCTGTCCATCTGCCAGCGCAGCAGCGTCAGCCCGCGGCTGGCGGCGGCGCTGATTGCCCGCAATGACTGCCAGCTGACGCTGCGGCTGTTGCGGCGGACCGATGTTGAGCTGTCAACGACCCTGTTGAACGAGCTGGCCCAGGCGCATGGCGGCGATGCCACGATGCGCGGGGCGCTGCTCGGGCGGCCGGAACTGACGGCGGCCACGCGGCTGCTGCTGGTGCAGAAGGTCAGCGATGCCCTGCGCCAGACCCGGCTGGTCAAGGGCGCACTGGCCAGCGATCGGCTGGGGCGGGTATTGCAGGATAGCGGCGACACCGCGCTGTCGGCCATTGGCGAGCGGGAGGCCGGCAAAGCCTGCCCGGACTATGTGGTGGATCTGGTGCTGAATGACCGGTTGAACACGCGCGTGCTGCTGCATGCAGTGGTCACCGGGCATGTGATGTTTTTTGCCGACTGCCTGGCCGAGCTGGCGCAGGCGCCGCGGGCCAAGGTGTTTGCCCTGCTGGAGAGCGGCAGCCGGGCGGCCCTGAATGCCTTGCTGGTGCGTTGCGGACTGGGGCAGGGGGTGCGCAATCTGCTGGCCCGGCTGGTTATGCATGCGCGCGCCAGCGACCTGGCCGACGATGCCGGGGCACGGCACTATGTGGTGACGGCGCTGACGGAGGAACTGATCGCCGAACATGACGGCGCCATTCCCGAAGAACTGGAAGAGGCATTCGCCTATCTCAGCGAGCAGAATATCGTGCTGGCCCGCAAGGCGGCGCGCGGCGTGATGGCCGCCTTTGCGCGGGAAACGCAGTCGGCCATGCTGGTTTCGCTGCAGAGGCCGGAGCCCCGGCTCGCGCTGCCGGCGGCCTAG
- a CDS encoding NAD kinase, with translation MVTGDVIDRRNDGEADLDHISSRVCFVTNGTPEADAAAAQLRARYGDYPVDTADVVVALGGDGLMLQTLHRVMGVGVPVYGMNFGSVGFMMNTFSEDNLLDRLEAVQRTRIYPLSMQVLDAAGETRTALALNEVSLFRSSYQAAKLQIVVDGETRLEELICDGALLSTPAGSTAYNLSAHGPILPIEAPLLALTPISPFRPRRWRGAILSNRAVVKFITREAVKRPVSAVADNVEFQNVLEVTVFEDRSHGVTLLFDPGTSLEERVLSEQFRY, from the coding sequence ATGGTGACGGGGGACGTGATAGATCGGCGCAATGATGGAGAGGCCGACTTGGATCACATTTCTTCTAGAGTCTGCTTTGTGACGAACGGGACGCCCGAAGCGGATGCTGCAGCCGCTCAGCTCAGGGCCCGATACGGAGATTACCCCGTCGATACCGCGGACGTCGTGGTGGCACTGGGCGGCGACGGCCTGATGCTGCAGACCCTGCACCGCGTGATGGGCGTGGGCGTACCAGTCTATGGCATGAACTTTGGCTCGGTCGGCTTCATGATGAATACATTCTCGGAGGACAACCTCCTCGATCGCCTCGAGGCTGTCCAGCGGACACGCATCTATCCGCTGTCCATGCAGGTGCTCGACGCTGCCGGAGAAACTCGCACCGCGCTGGCGCTCAATGAAGTCTCGCTGTTCCGTTCAAGCTATCAGGCGGCCAAGCTGCAGATCGTTGTCGATGGCGAGACCCGCCTGGAAGAACTGATATGCGACGGCGCCCTGTTGTCGACCCCGGCCGGTTCGACGGCCTATAACCTCTCCGCCCACGGACCCATCCTGCCCATCGAGGCACCCCTGCTGGCCCTGACGCCGATCTCCCCGTTCCGGCCCCGGCGCTGGCGCGGCGCCATCCTGTCCAACCGCGCCGTGGTCAAGTTCATCACCCGCGAGGCAGTCAAGCGGCCGGTCAGCGCTGTCGCCGACAATGTGGAATTCCAGAATGTGCTTGAAGTGACCGTCTTCGAAGATCGCTCTCACGGCGTGACGCTGCTGTTTGATCCCGGCACCAGCCTGGAAGAACGCGTGTTGAGCGAGCAGTTCCGCTACTAG